Proteins co-encoded in one Chionomys nivalis chromosome 6, mChiNiv1.1, whole genome shotgun sequence genomic window:
- the LOC130875678 gene encoding ankyrin repeat domain-containing protein 7-like → MQDDFEYDALTFRAPQRTRWYTRLWPACLGHGCCGRKRPQFQLYLIGYDPVGQLQRAASVGDVALVEKFINGSEHHINESDRRGRTSLHYACAHNHPNVVAWLVSNDCTDINIQDDEGCTPLIKATQRDNVECVSILLMQGADLHIVDFGGDAALHHAVIRGNITIAGKLLKYKANIDAKTEYGLTPYKLALYERQHQMAEFLIKNGAEAHSVLQPNRYCFFFLQS, encoded by the exons ATGCAGGATGACTTCGAATATGACGCCCTGACTTTTAGAGCCCCTCAGCGGACTCGGTGGTACACCCGCCTGTGGCCCGCATGCCTGGGTCATGGGTGCTGTGGCCGGAAACGGCCGCAATTTCAACTGTATTTAATAGGGTATGACCCTGTGGGGCAGCTGCAAAGGGCGGCAAGTGTGGGTGATGTggcattagttgaaaaatttatCAATGGCAGCGAACACCACATAAACGAATCCGACAGGAGGGGCAG GACATCACTACACTATGCATGTGCCCATAACCATCCCAACGTGGTAGCATGGTTAGTATCCAACGACTGTACGGACATCAATATTCAAGATGATGAAGGCTGCACACCCTTAATTAAG GCGACCCAGAGGGACAACGTGGAGTGCGTCTCCATACTACTCATGCAGGGTGCTGATCTCCACATCGTAGATTTCGGTGGGGATGCAGCTCTACACCACGCAGTTATCCGAGGAAATATAACAATTGCTGGAAAACTGCTTAAATATAAGGCAAATATTGACGCGAAAACAGAG TATGGGTTGACCCCATATAAACTCGCGCTGTATGAAAGGCAACACCAAATGGCCGAGTTTTTAATAAAGAACGGGGCGGAGGCACATTCGGTGCTTCAGCCAAATAGgtactgtttcttctttttacaaTCTTAG